One segment of Sinorhizobium sp. BG8 DNA contains the following:
- the pstA gene encoding phosphate ABC transporter permease PstA translates to MTNLVSPATDGILSTAPERRDIGIKRRYAAERRFRFYGLAATCFGIVFLFVLLWTVVSKGYTAFLQTELTLPVEFSEKVIDPSGKRTTDPKVLVTANYPVLVRDALIEKLGVDPKNRALAKQVSGMVSDSARVRLRDMVVADPSIIGKTVDVTVLASANIDSAFKGQIDLGVAESNRKVSDQQVTWINQLAADGVLSKGFNTGLFTSGNSSRPEAAGLGVALVGSLYLMGIVLVLSLPIGVAASIYLEEFAPKNRLTDLIEVNINNLAAVPSIVYGLLGLAVFINFAGLPRSAPLVGGLVLTLMTLPTIIIATRAALRAVPPSIRAAALGLGASKMQTVFHHVLPLAMPGVLTGTIIGLAHALGETAPLLLIGMVAFVANVPTTPLDPSTALPVQIYMWANEAERAFVERTSGAIIVLLLFLVVMNLGAILLRRRFERRW, encoded by the coding sequence CTTGTTTCTCCCGCAACGGATGGCATCCTCTCGACGGCACCGGAGCGTCGGGATATCGGGATCAAGCGCCGCTATGCCGCCGAACGCCGGTTCCGTTTCTATGGTCTCGCTGCCACCTGCTTCGGAATCGTGTTCCTCTTCGTGTTGCTCTGGACGGTGGTGAGCAAGGGCTACACCGCGTTCCTGCAGACCGAACTGACCTTGCCCGTCGAGTTCTCCGAGAAGGTGATCGATCCGAGCGGCAAGCGCACGACGGATCCGAAGGTCCTCGTGACCGCGAACTATCCCGTTCTCGTCCGTGACGCCCTGATCGAGAAACTGGGTGTCGATCCGAAGAACAGGGCGCTCGCGAAACAGGTGAGCGGCATGGTGTCCGACTCCGCTCGCGTCCGGCTTCGCGACATGGTGGTGGCCGATCCTTCGATCATCGGCAAGACGGTGGACGTCACCGTTCTGGCCAGTGCGAACATCGACTCCGCCTTCAAGGGTCAGATTGATCTTGGCGTTGCCGAGTCCAATCGCAAGGTTTCCGACCAGCAGGTCACCTGGATAAACCAGCTTGCAGCCGACGGTGTTCTGTCCAAGGGCTTCAATACGGGCCTCTTCACCTCCGGTAACTCCAGCCGTCCTGAGGCGGCCGGTCTCGGTGTGGCGCTCGTAGGGTCGCTGTATCTCATGGGCATCGTGCTGGTGCTGTCCCTGCCGATCGGTGTCGCCGCTTCCATCTACCTCGAAGAGTTCGCTCCCAAGAACCGGCTTACTGATCTCATCGAGGTGAACATCAACAATCTCGCGGCCGTTCCCTCGATCGTCTACGGTCTCCTGGGCCTCGCGGTGTTTATCAATTTCGCCGGCCTGCCGCGTTCCGCACCGCTCGTCGGGGGGCTGGTCCTCACGCTGATGACGCTCCCCACCATCATCATCGCCACCCGTGCGGCCCTTCGCGCGGTTCCGCCTTCGATCCGCGCCGCGGCTCTGGGGCTCGGCGCATCGAAGATGCAGACGGTGTTCCATCACGTCCTGCCGCTCGCCATGCCTGGCGTTCTGACGGGAACGATCATCGGTCTCGCCCACGCCCTGGGTGAAACTGCACCGCTCCTCCTCATCGGCATGGTGGCTTTCGTTGCCAACGTTCCGACGACGCCGCTCGATCCTTCGACGGCCCTGCCGGTGCAGATCTACATGTGGGCCAACGAGGCCGAACGTGCCTTCGTAGAGCGGACTTCGGGTGCCATCATCGTGCTCCTGCTGTTCCTCGTCGTAATGAACCTCGGCGCAATTCTCCTGCGCCGCCGCTTTGAACGCCGCTGGTAG
- the pstB gene encoding phosphate ABC transporter ATP-binding protein PstB — translation MNMMTEAAVEQVLEAKMNAVPYKMVGKDVSVYYGDKRALFDVNLNIRENTVTALIGPSGCGKSTFLRTLNRMNDTIDNCRVTGRITLDTDDIYDPAIDVVELRARVGMVFQKPNPFPKSIYENVSYGPRIHGLARNKADMDHIVETSLQKAGLWNEVKDRLHEPGTGLSGGQQQRLCIARAVAVSPEVILMDEPCSALDPIATAKVEELIHELRANFTIVIVTHSMQQAARVSQRTAMFHLGNLVEENDTDKMFTNPDDQRTQDYIMGRFG, via the coding sequence ATGAATATGATGACGGAAGCTGCAGTGGAACAGGTATTGGAAGCGAAGATGAATGCTGTGCCCTACAAGATGGTCGGCAAGGACGTATCGGTCTACTACGGCGACAAGCGCGCGCTGTTCGACGTCAACCTGAACATCCGCGAGAATACGGTCACGGCGTTGATCGGTCCGTCGGGCTGCGGCAAGTCGACCTTCCTGCGGACCCTGAACCGCATGAACGACACGATCGACAACTGCCGCGTCACCGGCAGGATCACTCTCGACACCGACGATATCTACGATCCCGCGATCGACGTGGTGGAACTGCGTGCCCGTGTCGGCATGGTGTTCCAGAAGCCGAACCCGTTCCCGAAGTCGATCTACGAGAACGTCTCCTACGGTCCCCGCATCCATGGTCTCGCCCGCAACAAGGCGGACATGGATCACATCGTCGAGACCAGCCTGCAGAAGGCGGGTCTCTGGAACGAGGTCAAGGACCGTCTCCATGAGCCTGGCACCGGTCTTTCCGGTGGCCAGCAGCAGCGCCTCTGCATCGCGCGCGCCGTCGCCGTCAGCCCGGAAGTGATCCTGATGGACGAACCGTGCTCGGCGCTCGACCCGATCGCCACGGCAAAGGTCGAGGAACTGATCCACGAGCTTCGGGCGAACTTCACCATCGTCATCGTTACCCATTCGATGCAGCAGGCCGCCCGCGTCTCCCAGCGCACTGCAATGTTCCACCTCGGCAATCTCGTCGAGGAGAACGACACCGACAAGATGTTCACCAATCCCGATGACCAGCGCACCCAGGACTACATCATGGGCCGTTTCGGCTAA
- the phoU gene encoding phosphate signaling complex protein PhoU, which translates to MSHTHIVTAFDEELKYLARRISEMGGLAEQMVADSVRALVNSDLALAQKVISDDIVLDDAERQIGEKAIVTIARRQPVAADLREIMGSIRIAADLERVGDLGKNNAKRVIAVAGSGIPRKLARGLEHLAELALVQLKEVLDVYASRSPEKARSIRERDEEIDAIYTSLFRELLTYMMEDPRNITPCTHLLFCAKNIERIGDHATNIAETIYYMTTGSQPEGERPKDDHTASVGAINE; encoded by the coding sequence ATGTCTCATACCCATATCGTGACAGCCTTCGACGAAGAGCTGAAATACCTGGCGCGCCGAATTTCGGAAATGGGCGGTCTTGCCGAACAGATGGTCGCGGACTCGGTCCGCGCCCTGGTCAATTCGGATCTGGCCCTGGCACAGAAGGTCATCTCGGACGATATCGTCCTCGATGATGCCGAGCGCCAGATCGGCGAGAAGGCAATCGTCACGATCGCCCGTCGGCAGCCGGTTGCCGCCGACCTCCGCGAGATCATGGGATCCATCCGGATCGCCGCCGATCTCGAGCGCGTGGGCGATCTAGGCAAGAACAACGCCAAGCGCGTTATCGCCGTCGCCGGCTCCGGCATCCCGCGCAAGCTCGCGCGTGGTCTCGAGCATCTGGCGGAACTTGCCCTGGTGCAGCTCAAGGAGGTCCTCGACGTCTACGCCTCCCGCTCGCCGGAAAAGGCGAGAAGCATCCGGGAACGTGACGAGGAAATCGACGCGATCTACACGTCGCTCTTCCGCGAGCTCCTGACCTACATGATGGAAGATCCGCGCAACATCACGCCGTGCACGCACCTCCTGTTCTGCGCGAAGAACATCGAGCGCATCGGCGACCACGCGACCAACATCGCCGAGACGATCTACTACATGACGACCGGATCCCAGCCGGAAGGCGAACGTCCGAAGGATGACCATACCGCCTCGGTTGGGGCGATCAACGAATGA
- the phoB gene encoding phosphate regulon transcriptional regulator PhoB has protein sequence MIPRIAVVEDEEALSVLLRYNLEAEGFEVDTILRGDEAEIRLQERQPDLLILDWMLPGVSGIELCRRLRQRSETERLPIIMLTARGEESERVRGLATGADDYVVKPFSTPELMARVKAMLRRARPEVVSTLLRCGDIELDRETHRVHRKAREVRLGPTEFRLLEFLMVAPGRVFSRSQLLDGVWGHDIYVDERTVDVHVGRLRKALNFSNMQDVIRTVRGAGYSLEA, from the coding sequence ATGATACCCAGAATTGCAGTTGTTGAAGACGAGGAGGCGCTGAGCGTCCTGCTGCGCTACAATCTCGAGGCCGAGGGCTTCGAGGTTGATACGATCCTTCGCGGGGACGAGGCGGAAATCCGCCTTCAGGAACGTCAGCCCGACCTCCTCATCCTCGATTGGATGCTGCCCGGGGTTTCAGGCATCGAGCTGTGCCGGCGCCTGCGCCAGCGGTCGGAAACCGAACGGCTGCCGATCATCATGCTGACGGCACGCGGCGAGGAAAGCGAACGCGTGCGTGGCCTCGCCACCGGCGCCGACGACTACGTGGTCAAGCCCTTCTCGACGCCGGAACTGATGGCCCGGGTCAAGGCGATGCTGCGGCGCGCGCGCCCGGAGGTCGTCTCGACGCTCCTGCGCTGCGGGGATATCGAGCTCGACAGGGAAACCCATCGCGTGCATCGAAAGGCACGGGAGGTGCGGCTCGGCCCGACCGAATTCCGTCTTCTGGAGTTCCTGATGGTGGCGCCAGGGCGCGTGTTCTCCCGTTCCCAGCTCCTCGACGGCGTCTGGGGCCACGACATCTATGTCGATGAGCGCACCGTCGACGTCCACGTCGGCCGCCTGCGCAAGGCACTGAACTTCTCCAACATGCAGGACGTAATCCGGACTGTCCGCGGCGCGGGATATTCGCTCGAGGCCTGA
- a CDS encoding GcrA family cell cycle regulator: MNWTDERVERLKKLWSEGLSASQIAAQLGGVSRNAVIGKVHRLNLPGRAKSGGTPTAARPKRPTSAPRAPNYAARVTTRTVARPAGATVIKEEIEVDFDIEQEIVPAGNVVVPMSRRLELTELTERTCKWPIGDPLKEEFHFCGNDSPDNSPYCNYHQRLAYQPSADRRRAR; the protein is encoded by the coding sequence ATGAATTGGACAGACGAGAGGGTCGAGAGACTCAAGAAGCTATGGTCGGAGGGGCTGAGCGCGAGCCAGATCGCCGCACAGCTCGGCGGGGTCAGCCGCAATGCCGTCATCGGCAAGGTCCATCGGCTCAATCTCCCGGGCCGGGCGAAATCGGGCGGCACGCCGACCGCGGCACGGCCGAAGCGTCCGACATCCGCCCCGCGGGCACCGAACTATGCGGCACGCGTGACGACGCGCACGGTTGCCCGCCCGGCAGGCGCCACCGTCATCAAGGAAGAGATCGAGGTCGACTTCGACATCGAGCAGGAAATCGTTCCGGCCGGCAACGTCGTGGTGCCGATGTCCCGGCGCCTCGAACTGACGGAACTCACCGAGCGCACCTGCAAGTGGCCGATCGGCGATCCGCTGAAGGAGGAGTTCCACTTCTGCGGCAACGACTCCCCGGACAACTCGCCCTATTGCAACTACCATCAGCGGCTGGCCTACCAGCCTTCGGCAGATCGCCGCAGAGCGCGCTGA
- a CDS encoding aspartate aminotransferase family protein — translation MAEATPLYDTYSRAPLRFVRGEGVWLIAEDGTRYLDFAAGVAVNSLGHAHPHLVDALKSQADKVWHLSNLYEVPGQETLGTRLTEATFADKVFFTNSGAEALECAIKTARRYHFSKGHPGKFHIITFEGAFHGRTLATIAAGGQEKYLEGFGPKAPGFYQVPFGDLSALKSAITEETAAILIEPVQGEGGIRTVPKEFLQELRALCDEYGLLLILDEVQCGVGRTGKLFAHEWAGITPDIMAVAKGIGGGFPLGACLATSEAASGMIAGTHGSTYGGNPLAMAVGNAVLDVVLAEGFLEQVRDVALVFRQGLASLKDRFPNVIEEIRGEGLMLGIKAKIPAGDLLKAVRAEHLLAVPAGDNVLRLLPPLVTTAEEAREGLARIERAAEHLSAA, via the coding sequence ATGGCAGAGGCCACGCCGCTTTATGACACCTATTCGCGTGCACCCTTGAGGTTCGTGCGCGGCGAGGGGGTGTGGCTGATCGCGGAAGATGGCACGCGCTATCTCGATTTTGCTGCAGGCGTCGCGGTCAATTCACTGGGTCACGCACATCCTCATCTGGTGGATGCCCTCAAGTCGCAGGCCGACAAGGTCTGGCATCTTTCCAACCTTTATGAGGTTCCCGGTCAGGAAACCCTCGGTACGCGCCTGACGGAAGCGACCTTCGCCGACAAGGTGTTCTTCACCAATTCGGGCGCAGAGGCGCTGGAATGCGCGATCAAGACCGCGCGGCGCTACCATTTTTCCAAGGGGCATCCCGGGAAGTTCCACATCATCACCTTTGAAGGGGCGTTCCACGGCCGTACGCTTGCCACCATCGCAGCCGGCGGACAGGAAAAGTATCTTGAGGGCTTCGGGCCCAAGGCGCCCGGCTTCTATCAGGTTCCCTTCGGCGATCTTTCTGCGCTCAAGAGCGCTATCACGGAAGAGACGGCTGCAATCCTTATTGAGCCCGTCCAGGGCGAGGGCGGCATTCGCACGGTGCCCAAGGAGTTCCTGCAGGAGCTGCGCGCTCTGTGCGACGAATACGGCCTGCTGCTGATCCTCGACGAAGTCCAGTGTGGCGTCGGTCGCACGGGTAAGCTCTTCGCTCACGAGTGGGCAGGCATCACGCCTGATATCATGGCGGTCGCAAAGGGTATCGGCGGTGGTTTCCCGCTCGGCGCTTGCCTCGCGACGTCCGAGGCTGCTTCTGGTATGATTGCCGGCACTCACGGTTCCACCTATGGCGGAAACCCGCTCGCGATGGCCGTCGGTAATGCGGTTCTCGATGTCGTTCTCGCCGAGGGCTTCCTCGAACAGGTCCGTGACGTCGCCCTGGTGTTCCGCCAGGGACTTGCTTCGCTCAAGGACCGCTTCCCGAACGTTATCGAGGAAATCCGTGGCGAGGGGCTGATGCTCGGCATCAAGGCCAAGATCCCCGCGGGTGATCTCTTGAAGGCAGTCCGCGCGGAGCACCTCCTTGCGGTGCCGGCAGGCGACAACGTGCTTCGCCTGCTTCCGCCGCTGGTTACGACCGCGGAAGAGGCACGCGAAGGTCTCGCGCGGATCGAACGGGCGGCAGAACACCTCAGCGCGGCATGA
- the argF gene encoding ornithine carbamoyltransferase, with the protein MAGTKHFLDLSAMTAGDLRVIIDDARLRKVATKAGTAEKPLAGKMLAMIFEKPSTRTRVSFDVGMRQLGGETLFLSGTEMQLGRAETIGDTAKVLSRYVDAIMIRTTDHTRLLELAEHATVPVINGLTDSTHPCQIMADILTFEEHLGPVQGRTIAWTGDGNNVLHSFVEGSARFGYRMNMAVPLGSEPDDRILNWARNNGGEIMLCHDADNAVVGADCVVTDTWVSMNQEHRARGHNVFQPFQVNEALMAKANKDALFMHCLPAHRGEEVTNEVIDGPQSVVFDEAENRLHAQKSILAWCLGVI; encoded by the coding sequence ATGGCAGGCACAAAGCATTTTCTCGACCTTTCAGCCATGACGGCCGGCGACCTGCGCGTCATCATCGATGATGCGCGCCTGCGAAAGGTTGCGACGAAGGCCGGAACGGCGGAGAAGCCGCTCGCCGGCAAGATGCTTGCCATGATCTTCGAGAAGCCGTCGACGCGTACCCGTGTTTCGTTCGACGTCGGCATGCGCCAGCTCGGCGGTGAGACGCTTTTCCTCTCGGGAACCGAGATGCAGCTCGGCCGCGCCGAAACCATTGGAGACACCGCCAAGGTGCTTTCGCGCTACGTCGATGCGATCATGATCCGGACCACCGATCATACCCGTCTGCTGGAACTTGCCGAACATGCGACCGTGCCGGTCATAAACGGCCTCACAGACAGCACCCACCCCTGCCAGATCATGGCCGATATCCTTACCTTCGAGGAGCATCTTGGGCCGGTGCAGGGGCGAACGATCGCCTGGACAGGGGACGGCAACAACGTGCTCCACTCCTTCGTGGAAGGCTCGGCTCGCTTCGGCTACCGCATGAACATGGCGGTGCCCCTTGGCTCTGAGCCGGATGACAGGATCCTGAACTGGGCCCGCAACAATGGCGGCGAGATCATGCTGTGCCATGATGCCGACAATGCGGTTGTCGGTGCGGATTGCGTCGTGACGGACACCTGGGTCTCCATGAACCAGGAACACCGCGCGCGCGGCCACAATGTCTTCCAGCCCTTCCAGGTCAATGAGGCCCTGATGGCGAAGGCCAACAAGGATGCTCTCTTCATGCATTGCCTGCCCGCCCACCGCGGTGAAGAGGTAACGAACGAGGTCATCGACGGCCCGCAGTCGGTGGTCTTCGACGAAGCCGAGAACAGGCTCCATGCGCAGAAGTCGATCCTCGCCTGGTGCCTCGGCGTCATCTGA
- a CDS encoding Hsp33 family molecular chaperone, with product MTQPAPRLGELGFAGDDHVVPFQIEGLDVRGRAVQLGPMLDTILARHNYPAPVARLLAEAIVLTVLLGTSLKFEGKLIVQTKGDGPVDLLVADFSSPENVRAYARFDTDALDAAVKAGETEPHQLLGKGVLAFTIDQGAHMQRYQGIVPLDGHTLEEIAGVYFRQSEQIPTKVRLGVGELLDRDEQGRPRHRWRAGGMVAQFLPQAPERMRQADLPGGDGEEVGHKIDDDDNWAEAKTMVETIDPDELTDPTVGTERLLFRLFHERGVRVYPPQQVFDRCSCSREKLKGVLAGLSRDEIEHSAVDGEIAVTCEFCSTTYRFEAAEVLPQ from the coding sequence ATGACCCAGCCAGCCCCCAGACTTGGCGAACTCGGTTTTGCCGGCGACGACCACGTCGTCCCTTTTCAGATTGAAGGCCTCGATGTCCGCGGACGGGCGGTGCAGCTCGGACCGATGCTCGACACGATCCTGGCGCGTCACAATTACCCTGCTCCGGTCGCCCGGCTTCTCGCCGAAGCGATCGTGCTCACTGTTCTCCTTGGCACATCGCTGAAGTTCGAGGGCAAACTGATCGTCCAGACCAAGGGCGACGGACCTGTCGACCTGCTTGTCGCCGATTTCTCGAGCCCGGAGAATGTGCGTGCCTATGCCCGCTTCGATACCGACGCTCTGGACGCTGCAGTGAAGGCGGGAGAGACCGAACCGCACCAGCTCCTCGGCAAGGGCGTGCTCGCCTTTACCATCGACCAGGGCGCACACATGCAGCGCTATCAGGGTATCGTTCCGCTCGACGGCCACACGCTCGAGGAGATCGCGGGGGTGTACTTCCGGCAGTCGGAACAGATCCCGACCAAGGTACGGCTCGGCGTCGGCGAGCTACTCGATCGCGACGAGCAAGGCAGGCCGCGACATCGCTGGCGGGCCGGCGGCATGGTAGCGCAGTTCCTGCCCCAGGCGCCCGAGCGCATGCGACAGGCAGACCTGCCCGGTGGCGACGGAGAGGAAGTCGGCCACAAGATCGACGACGACGACAACTGGGCGGAAGCCAAGACGATGGTCGAGACGATCGATCCCGACGAACTGACCGATCCGACCGTCGGCACCGAGCGGCTGCTTTTCCGTCTTTTCCACGAGCGCGGCGTGAGGGTCTACCCGCCTCAGCAGGTGTTCGATCGCTGCTCCTGCTCGCGCGAAAAGCTGAAGGGAGTTCTTGCCGGTCTCAGCCGCGACGAGATCGAGCACAGCGCAGTCGATGGCGAAATCGCCGTCACCTGCGAGTTCTGCTCGACGACCTACCGGTTTGAAGCTGCCGAGGTGCTGCCGCAATAG
- the apaG gene encoding Co2+/Mg2+ efflux protein ApaG, translated as MYRALTRDIEVTVEPYYLEEQSDPADSRYVWGYRIVISNHSDNVIRLMTRYWNITDQNGQVDEVNGPGVIGEQPVLRPGDTYEYSSGCPLDTPSGVMFGHYEMETDGGETFNVAIPAFSLDTPGQIRVLN; from the coding sequence ATGTATCGAGCGCTCACCCGCGACATCGAAGTGACTGTCGAGCCTTATTATCTGGAGGAGCAATCCGATCCGGCGGACAGCCGCTATGTGTGGGGCTACCGCATCGTGATTTCCAACCACTCCGACAACGTCATCCGCCTGATGACGCGTTACTGGAACATTACGGACCAGAACGGCCAGGTCGATGAGGTCAACGGCCCGGGAGTCATCGGAGAGCAGCCGGTGCTCAGGCCCGGAGACACTTACGAGTACTCTTCGGGATGCCCACTCGACACGCCCTCAGGCGTAATGTTCGGCCACTACGAGATGGAAACCGACGGCGGAGAGACCTTCAACGTGGCCATTCCCGCCTTCTCGCTCGATACCCCCGGCCAGATTCGCGTCCTGAACTGA